In Capsicum annuum cultivar UCD-10X-F1 chromosome 7, UCD10Xv1.1, whole genome shotgun sequence, one genomic interval encodes:
- the LOC107878165 gene encoding uncharacterized protein LOC107878165 has product MTPTLRCSHFSTTESSQSSLNFFSPMNQATCFIVLNTRGVNNDNKMNFRDLINSHNPCFVALLETKLSNHLGLMYDFGFDDYWEVPAIGRSGGIVLLWHTSFVSITRKRQTSQELHAMIKVTVEEREESSGAT; this is encoded by the exons ATGACCCCAACACTGCGTTGTAGTCACTTCTCGACTACCGAAAGCTCTCAATCTTCTTTGAACTTTTTTTCTCCAATGAATCAAGCAACTTGTTTTATTGTGTTGAATACTAGGGGTGTTAACAATGACAACAAGATGAATTTCCGGGATCTCATAAATTCGCATAATCCTTGCTTTGTTGCTCTTTTAGAGACTAAGCTGAGTAACCATTTGGGTCTtatgtatgattttgggtttgatGACTACTGGGAAGTTCCGGCTATTGGCCGCTCGGGTGGGATTGTCCTCCTCTGGCACACTTCTTTTGTCAGTATTACTCGTAAGCGTCAGACGTCTCAGGAATTACATGCAATGATTAAG GTTACTGTTGAGGAACGTGAGGAATCCAGTGGTGCAACATAA
- the LOC107878164 gene encoding protein PHOX1: MGKPSGKKKSQVPSKSSDTNVKHGKAAPERTSKAFDEDTAVFISMSQELKEEGNRLFQKRDHEGAMLKYEKALKLLPGNHIDVAYLHTNMAACYMQMGLGEYPRAITECNLALEIAPKYTKALLKRAKCYESLNRIELALRDVTRVLCIEPNNLTALEIAGQVKKALDEKGLKIEELELPSEYFEPPSAPVATKVVKDKSKKKKSNKFDRKKVEEKKVEEKKAEDKVVVEEKRSVKEEKIVTRTVKLVLEEDIRWAQLPVGCSIRLVRDIVLDRFPNLKGALIKYRDQEGDLVTITTTDELRLVESSAGPQSSLRLYVVEVMPDKEPVYEGMSGEEDMNSSSYKSTIVTEDGYLEKERELNKGTPCVEEWIVQFALLFKNHVGFDCDPYLDLHEVGMNLYSETMEDTVTSEEAQAPFGIAADKFQEMAALSLFNWGNVHMSRARKRVHFTEDSYWESVLKQVKSAYEWAEKEYEMAGSRYEEALRLKPDFYEGLLALGLKHFEHAKLCWYYLIGSKVKLSTGTCAEILELYNKAEDSMERGTEMWEEMEEQRLNGLSKNEEYEALLHKMGLDGLLKDKPAEEAEEQAANMRSQIYLLWGTMLYERSVVEFKLGLPTWEECLEVAMEKFELAGASQIDIAVMIKNHCSNETALEGFKVDEIVQAWKEMYDTNRWHTGVCVFRLEPLFHRRVPNLHTVLENL, translated from the exons ATGGGGAAGCCCAGTGGGAAGAAGAAAAGTCAAGTGCCGTCAAAATCTAGTGATACAAATGTGAAACATGGTAAAGCTGCGCCAGAGCGTACCTCTAAAGCATTTGATGAAGATACTGCCGTATTCATCAGTATGTCCCAAGAATTGAAGGAAGAAGGGAACAGGCTCTTTCAAAAGCGTGATCACGAGGGTGCTATGTTGAAGTATGAGAAGGCTCTCAAGTTGCTTCCAGGTAACCATATTGACGTTGCCTATTTGCATACCAACATGGCTGCTTGCTATATGCAAATGGGCCTTGGCGAGTACCCAAGAGCAATAACTGAATGCAACTTGGCGCTTGAAATTGCTCCAAAGTATACTAAAGCTTTGTTGAAGAGAGCAAAGTGTTATGAGTCATTGAATAGGATTGAGTTGGCTTTAAGGGATGTCACCCGTGTTTTATGTATTGAACCAAATAATTTGACTGCACTGGAGATTGCAGGGCAGGTTAAAAAGGCATTGGACGAGAAAGGTCTAAAAATTGAAGAATTAGAATTACCCTCGGAATATTTTGAGCCTCCTTCTGCACCAGTTGCTACCAAGGTTGTAAAGGATAAGTCTAAAAAGAAGAAGAGCAACAAATTTGACCGAAAGAAAGTTGAGGAAAAGAAGGTTGAAGAAAAGAAGGCTGAAGACAAGGTGGTTGTGGAGGAGAAAAGAAGCGTCAAGGAAGAAAAGATAGTGACAAGAACAGTCAAATTGGTACTTGAGGAGGATATTAGATGGGCACAGTTACCAGTAGGTTGCAGTATTAGACTTGTGAGAGACATTGTTCTGGATCGATTCCCAAACTTGAAGGGTGCACTTATCAAGTACAGGGATCAAGAAGGTGACCTGGTTACTATAACTACCACTGATGAGCTTAGATTGGTTGAATCATCTGCTGGTCCTCAGAGTTCTTTAAGACTCTACGTTGTAGAAGTTATGCCAGATAAAGAACCTGTATATGAGGGAATGAGTGGTGAAGAAGATATGAATTCCAGCAGTTACAAATCAACTATAGTCACAGAGGATGGGTATCTGGAGAAAGAAAGGGAACTGAATAAAGGGACACCTTGTGTCGAAGAATGGATCGTCCAATTTGCACTTCTCTTCAAAAATCATGTTGGCTTTGACTGCGACCCATATCTCGATCTTCATGAGGTAGGTATGAATCTATATTCTGAAACTATGGAGGACACTGTTACAAGTGAAGAAGCACAAGCGCCTTTTGGAATTGCTGCAGATAAGTTCCAAGAGATGGCAGCTTTGTCTTTGTTTAATTGGGGAAATGTCCATATGTCCAGAGCAAGGAAGCGGGTACACTTTACTGAAGACAGTTATTGGGAGTCTGTGTTGAAACAGGTTAAATCTGCATATGAATGGGCAGAAAAAGAATATGAAATGGCAGGAAGTAGGTATGAAGAGGCTCTTAGGCTCAAGCCAGATTTCTATGAAGGTCTTCTTGCACTTGGTCTGAAGCATTTTGAACACGCAAAACTCTGCTGGTACTATTTGATTGGAAGTAAAGTTAAGTTATCGACTGGGACTTGTGCAGAGATCTTGGAGCTGTACAACAAGGCTGAGGATAGCATGGAAAGAGGAACAGAAATGTGGGAGGAGATGGAAGAACAACGTCTTaacggactctccaaaaatgaaGAATATGAAGCTCTGTTGCATAAAATGGGATTGGATGGTCTACTAAAGGATAAACCAGCTGAGGAAGCTGAAGAGCAAGCTGCAAACATGAGGTCTCAGATTTACCTCTTATGGGGTACCATGCTCTATGAACGTTCTGTGGTGGAATTTAAGCTGGGATTACCAACTTGGGAAGAGTGTTTGGAGGTCGCAATGGAAAAGTTTGAGCTAGCTGGAGCATCTCAAATTGATATCGCGGTTATGATAAAGAACCACTGTTCCAATGAAACTGCTCTTGAAG GTTTTAAGGTTGATGAGATAGTACAGGCATGGAAAGAGATGTATGATACGAATAGGTGGCATACTGGGGTGTGCGTTTTCAGGCTAGAACCATTATTCCATCGTCGGGTTCCAAATCTCCATACTGTATTGGAAAATCTCTAA